In a single window of the Passer domesticus isolate bPasDom1 unplaced genomic scaffold, bPasDom1.hap1 HAP1_SCAFFOLD_321, whole genome shotgun sequence genome:
- the LOC135292383 gene encoding importin-4-like: APPTWGEGLLEALELALRLAEDDGDSEATRVALALLAAVSELLGEGAAPLLPRALPVLQGALRPPPPPPPSDAPDWLLNLHDDPEGAEPMEDDSEEWAEPQEVEMGGAFPGLAEAALGALGELAENCGSALLPYLDPTLAAILDLTQFPQCQVRAAAYEALGSVCCCGREPQTAPSPVHQGALQALLRGLGADPEVGGALGAVGGVGRILQPPGHSHKEWLEPIGRALCDVITGEIACLRSRGDGDEDETSQRSELRETASDWLPELGVAMAREGVAGTGGGVAFPPRLFRRLLPSLLAALADPTHPGARSWAAAVIGQLGHALGAQATPFLPDLGPAFRLAAGDPDDEVRANAFYAIGRIGEAVGHAHREGAWPGAELCCHALRPGGEGPGRVRDNAMGALVRQQGAPRDTALLLLLGALPLSQDLEEEEPVLRFLLGAGPDTLLPHLPELVRGVGPALALGRLQPDLSQSLLALLRQVGGADPQRFREGVASLDPAHAAILSGMLGDVIGSQ, encoded by the exons tctggCGCTGCTGGCGGCCGTCTCGGAGCTGTTGGGGGAGGGGGCGGCGCCGCTGCTGCCGCGGGCGCTGCCCGTcctgcagggggcgctgcggcccccgcccccgccg cccccctccgACGCCCCTGATTGGCTGCTGAATCTCCATGACGACCCCGAGGGGGCGGAGCCTATGGAGGACGACAGTGAGGAGTGGGCGGAGCCTCAGGA GGTGGAAATGGGCGGAGCTTTCCCCGGATTGGCCGAGGCGGCGCTGGGGGCGCTGGGGGAGCTGGCGGAGAACTGCGG CTCCGCCTTGCTGCCCTACCTGGACCCCACCCTGGCGGCCATCTTGGATCTGACTCAG ttcccccagtgcCAGGTCAGAGCCGCCGCCTACGAGGCCCTGGGGAGCGTCTGCTGCTGCGGGAGGGAGCCCCagactg CGCCCTCCCCCGTCCACCAGGGGGCGCTCCAGGCCCTCCTGAGGGGCCTCGGGGCCGACCCGGAAGTGGGCGGGGCCCTGGGGGCGGTGGGCGGGGTCGGGCGgatcctgcagcccccaggccacTCCCACAAGGAGTGGCTGGAGCCCATTGGACGAGCCCTGTGTGACGTCATCACCGGGGAG ATCGCCTGCCTGAGGTCGCGGGGGGACGGCGACGAGGACGAG ACCTCCCAGCGCTCCGAGCTCCGCGAGACCGCCTCCGATTGGCTGCCGGAGCTGGGCGTGGCCATGGCCCGGGAGGGCGTGGCCGGCACCGGAGGGGGCGTGGCCTTCCCGCCCCGCCTCTTCCGCCGCCTCCTCCCCTCCCTATTGgccgccctggccgaccccacCCACCCGGGGGCGCGCTCCTGGGCGGCGGCCGTGATTGGCCAGCTGGGCCACGCCCTGGGGGCGCAGGCCACGCCCTTCCTGCCGGATTTGGGGCCCGCCTTCCGATTGGCCGCCGGCGACCCCGACGACGAGGTCAGGGCCAACGCCTTCTACGCCATTGGCCGGATCGGGGAGGCCGTGGGACACGCCCACCGGGA GGGGGCGTGGCCGGGGGCGGAGCTCTGCTGCCACGCCCTCCGGCCCGGGGGGGAGGGGCCAGGCCGGGTCCGGGACAACGCGATGGGAGCGCTGGTGCGCCAGCAGGGGGCGCCGCGCGACACg gcgctgctgctcctgctgggggcGCTGCCGCTCTCGCAGGATCTCGAGGAGGAGGAGCCGGTGCTGCGCTTCCTGCTGGGGGCGGGGCCTGACACG CTCCTCCCGCACCTCCCCGAGCTCGTGCGCGGCGTCGGCCCCGCCCTGGCCCTGGGACGGCTCCAGCCCG ATCTCAGCCAATCGCTGCTCGCGCTGCTCCGCCAGGTGGGCGGGGCCGACCCCCAGCGCTTCCGGGAGGGCGTGGCCTCGCTGGACCCCGCCCACGCCGCCATCTTGTCTGGGATGTTGGGTGACGTCATCGGCAGCCAATAA